In Romboutsia lituseburensis, a genomic segment contains:
- a CDS encoding helix-turn-helix domain-containing protein has translation MNIGDNIKKYRKKNKITQTELANKLNKSLRTIQKYESNHIVPSLKVLNDISEALNINVNDLTDKGNHGLSSITKSREASKHYKEKPINNDITKLDIYNSKDIQLLFDKFGEKYIDENNKSDNTSKYDEIINNYTDNMSYEELITSKYKIDFSEELNNQIPLHDKINPKQLEMIYISKINDLKSIIKGLETQIDTLKSMNNLQKDMIDTLKSMNNIYGGGTDGE, from the coding sequence ATGAATATAGGAGATAATATAAAAAAATATAGAAAGAAAAATAAAATAACTCAAACTGAGTTAGCCAATAAATTAAATAAATCATTAAGAACTATACAAAAGTATGAATCAAATCACATAGTACCATCATTAAAGGTATTAAATGATATATCAGAGGCTTTAAATATCAATGTAAATGATTTAACTGATAAAGGTAATCATGGTTTAAGTTCTATTACTAAGAGTCGAGAAGCTTCAAAACATTATAAAGAAAAACCAATAAATAATGATATAACTAAGTTGGATATATATAATTCAAAGGATATACAACTATTATTCGATAAGTTTGGTGAAAAATATATTGATGAAAATAATAAAAGTGATAATACATCTAAATATGATGAGATAATAAACAATTATACTGATAATATGAGTTATGAAGAGTTAATAACATCTAAATATAAAATAGACTTTAGCGAAGAACTTAATAACCAAATACCACTACATGACAAAATAAATCCTAAACAATTAGAAATGATATATATATCTAAAATCAATGATTTAAAATCTATAATAAAAGGACTAGAGACACAAATAGATACTTTAAAATCAATGAATAATTTACAAAAAGATATGATAGATACTTTAAAATCAATGAATAATATATATGGTGGTGGTACTGATGGCGAATAA
- a CDS encoding helix-turn-helix transcriptional regulator yields MINLKIARVKNNLTQKQLAELVGVSSSTINRIETGKQVLKVDMLNKLVNILEIPINDLLEVK; encoded by the coding sequence GTGATAAATTTAAAAATAGCTAGAGTTAAAAATAACTTAACTCAAAAACAGTTAGCCGAATTAGTGGGAGTATCATCATCAACGATAAACCGTATAGAAACTGGTAAACAAGTTTTAAAAGTAGATATGTTAAATAAGTTGGTAAATATATTAGAAATACCAATAAATGATTTATTAGAGGTAAAATAG
- a CDS encoding helix-turn-helix domain-containing protein, translating to MDSKKLITVKEFAMEYGIGTNKAYEMVNSKGFPVVKLGRKILVIRDRVDEFLYKNIGVTF from the coding sequence ATGGATAGTAAAAAATTAATTACGGTTAAGGAGTTCGCCATGGAGTATGGTATAGGAACTAATAAAGCTTATGAGATGGTAAATTCTAAAGGCTTTCCAGTAGTAAAGTTAGGTAGAAAAATATTAGTAATAAGAGATAGAGTAGACGAGTTTTTATATAAGAACATAGGAGTTACATTTTAG
- a CDS encoding phage/plasmid primase, P4 family produces the protein MLDIFKVVEAKELLPIVPVFNYTNKSTIPWKKEVNWIKTKEELRDQGELYQYINNKDEVKKGMITGGALITGKSSNIMVLDLDRNHGDSTKDGVEAYKQMVEGLGMTEDEQQQAFNTFTVKTPNGGLHLYFKYREGLKNNSNSELSIDIRTDGGIIITPGSLRKVKDEIKEYTVYKDNPVYNMPTSLFDKLTEYFGATKTNVDGNRKAKKKPGRPSKSNDFYTVTNEGGRDDALIKYLGKVITQPMFRSVHELLPVAMMYNQCYINPPLEPQQVQEKVNSILSYAKPVYCTDKGRIINGSLVKYVLDKAPSYVKGNMLYIYNEELGIYEYMEIRDQLKLYYDHVVMDEDIDPGKADKFAKTIHSIAENHKELFNYENRYINCLNGVVDTDTGELLEFTSDIKLDTKFNGNYTNDIDKYKNDYNNSKFKSFLENILDSGTILTLQEAWGVMLCPNATKVQQCFIYKGEGSNGKSSLFDIQTALLYDKDKSVCGIGLGKFGDEFIMAMAEGRRVNIVRDDTVEGKINGVFKSAVCGEEITVNKKNKDHVQMKFNMAWFYGLNRMPVTNDKSYGFFRRPIFIPFTIRFGTKEQVERGEADKVGVPGIVEEIISNEMDIVFMWAYEGLKRVKSNNWKITQSEASINEMEEYKEEADSSYAFYKDKLVRVQGYNVHAKTLYQAYKDWCFTEDINSPMNVTQFGRQMASYGHKKSTGMAHDIGKPGNTVFFNVNYKKNVYIPVENNKKVFEETKQSNFMEVSFKPSNTGDSPF, from the coding sequence TTGTTAGACATATTTAAGGTGGTAGAAGCTAAAGAACTTTTACCAATAGTACCAGTATTTAATTATACTAATAAATCAACTATACCATGGAAAAAGGAAGTTAACTGGATAAAAACTAAAGAGGAATTAAGAGACCAGGGCGAGTTGTACCAGTATATTAATAATAAGGATGAAGTTAAAAAAGGTATGATAACTGGAGGAGCATTAATAACTGGTAAATCTAGTAATATAATGGTTTTAGATTTAGACCGTAACCATGGAGACAGTACAAAGGATGGAGTAGAAGCCTATAAACAAATGGTAGAAGGTTTAGGAATGACCGAGGATGAGCAACAACAAGCATTTAATACATTTACTGTTAAGACTCCAAATGGTGGTTTACATCTATATTTTAAGTATAGAGAAGGTTTAAAAAATAATAGTAATAGTGAGTTATCAATAGATATTAGAACAGATGGAGGTATCATAATTACTCCAGGCTCACTAAGGAAAGTAAAAGACGAGATTAAAGAGTACACAGTTTATAAAGATAATCCAGTTTATAATATGCCTACATCATTATTTGATAAACTTACTGAATACTTTGGAGCAACTAAAACCAATGTAGATGGTAATAGAAAAGCTAAAAAGAAACCAGGTAGACCATCTAAAAGTAATGATTTTTACACAGTTACTAATGAAGGTGGGAGGGATGATGCTTTAATTAAATATTTAGGTAAGGTTATAACTCAACCAATGTTTAGAAGTGTCCACGAGTTACTACCAGTAGCTATGATGTATAACCAATGCTACATAAATCCACCTTTAGAACCTCAACAAGTCCAGGAAAAAGTTAATAGTATATTATCTTATGCTAAACCAGTCTACTGTACTGATAAAGGTAGAATTATAAATGGTTCCTTGGTTAAATATGTACTTGATAAGGCTCCATCATATGTAAAAGGTAATATGTTATATATCTACAATGAAGAACTAGGAATATATGAATATATGGAGATTAGAGACCAATTAAAGCTATATTATGACCATGTGGTTATGGATGAGGATATAGACCCAGGTAAAGCAGATAAATTCGCTAAAACAATTCACTCAATAGCAGAAAATCACAAAGAATTATTTAATTATGAGAATAGATATATAAATTGTTTAAATGGTGTTGTAGATACCGATACTGGAGAACTACTGGAGTTTACATCTGATATAAAACTAGATACTAAATTCAATGGTAACTATACAAATGATATAGATAAATATAAAAATGATTATAATAATTCAAAGTTTAAAAGCTTCTTAGAAAACATACTTGATAGTGGTACGATTTTAACACTCCAAGAAGCTTGGGGAGTTATGTTATGTCCTAATGCTACAAAGGTACAACAATGTTTTATATATAAAGGTGAAGGATCTAATGGTAAATCTAGTTTATTCGATATACAAACGGCTTTATTATATGATAAGGATAAATCAGTATGCGGTATAGGTCTTGGTAAGTTTGGGGATGAGTTTATCATGGCAATGGCAGAAGGTAGAAGGGTAAATATAGTTAGAGATGATACAGTAGAAGGTAAAATCAATGGAGTTTTTAAAAGTGCCGTATGTGGTGAAGAAATAACAGTTAATAAGAAAAATAAAGACCATGTACAAATGAAGTTTAACATGGCTTGGTTCTATGGTTTAAATAGGATGCCAGTAACCAATGATAAAAGTTATGGATTCTTTAGGAGACCAATATTTATACCATTTACAATTCGTTTCGGAACAAAGGAACAAGTAGAACGAGGAGAAGCCGACAAGGTGGGAGTACCTGGAATAGTAGAGGAGATTATCTCCAATGAAATGGATATAGTTTTCATGTGGGCATACGAAGGACTAAAAAGAGTAAAATCTAATAACTGGAAGATAACTCAAAGTGAAGCATCTATCAATGAGATGGAAGAATACAAAGAAGAAGCCGACTCGTCATATGCTTTTTATAAAGATAAACTTGTTAGGGTTCAAGGATATAATGTTCATGCTAAAACCTTATATCAAGCTTACAAAGATTGGTGTTTTACAGAGGATATAAATAGCCCAATGAATGTAACACAATTTGGTAGACAAATGGCATCATATGGACATAAAAAAAGTACTGGAATGGCTCATGATATAGGCAAACCAGGTAATACAGTATTCTTTAATGTTAATTATAAAAAGAATGTATATATACCAGTAGAAAATAATAAAAAGGTATTTGAAGAAACTAAACAAAGTAATTTTATGGAAGTAAGCTTCAAACCATCTAATACTGGAGATTCACCATTCTAA
- a CDS encoding DUF4352 domain-containing protein yields MKLAKELLVCMILVSGMSVVGCGSNGSNQESPGKEVATESKKETKQESNEYGVCMERINGNDSHEHQQGEKSSLSENHDVYYEILEVRKAVDYMGGEIKDAYTFDILMTNHTENDIPVSTAMCFEATDTESRKASLTITAEQNGSLDATLPANGKLRGDITFQASEGATIKDIMISLDLGENKSLQQITTTFE; encoded by the coding sequence ATGAAATTAGCAAAAGAATTATTAGTATGTATGATTTTAGTATCAGGAATGTCAGTAGTAGGATGTGGGTCTAATGGTAGTAACCAAGAGAGTCCAGGAAAAGAAGTTGCTACTGAAAGTAAGAAAGAAACTAAGCAAGAAAGTAACGAGTATGGAGTATGCATGGAAAGAATAAATGGAAATGATTCACACGAACATCAACAAGGTGAAAAAAGTTCACTTAGTGAAAATCACGATGTTTATTATGAAATATTAGAAGTCAGAAAAGCAGTAGACTATATGGGTGGAGAAATAAAAGATGCTTATACATTTGACATATTAATGACTAATCACACTGAAAATGATATACCAGTATCAACTGCGATGTGTTTTGAAGCTACTGATACAGAGTCAAGAAAAGCAAGTTTAACAATAACTGCTGAGCAAAATGGAAGCTTAGATGCTACATTACCGGCAAATGGAAAACTTAGGGGAGATATAACTTTCCAGGCTTCAGAAGGTGCAACTATAAAAGATATAATGATATCACTAGACTTAGGTGAAAATAAATCTTTACAACAAATAACTACTACATTTGAATAA
- a CDS encoding GIY-YIG nuclease family protein has protein sequence MYKGYAVYRFLDRDKNIIYIGMTNNAWRRIMNQHFKPNGHLSQDCYSQTARVDIVKLDNNLECKSLEEYLIDKYKPKFNKRDKSKNPFGTYGSIKQYDDMEKWKPYRTLKDFNSKIEKPKNSNWFVASYIAILLLIGIIYLIK, from the coding sequence ATGTATAAAGGATATGCCGTTTATAGGTTTCTTGATAGAGATAAAAATATAATTTACATAGGTATGACAAATAATGCCTGGCGAAGAATAATGAACCAACATTTTAAACCAAATGGCCATTTATCACAAGACTGTTATTCTCAAACGGCTAGAGTTGACATAGTTAAGCTAGATAATAATTTAGAATGTAAAAGTTTAGAAGAATATTTAATAGATAAATATAAACCTAAGTTTAATAAAAGAGATAAAAGTAAAAACCCTTTTGGTACTTATGGATCTATTAAACAATATGATGATATGGAAAAATGGAAGCCTTACAGAACTTTAAAAGATTTTAATAGTAAAATAGAAAAACCTAAAAATAGTAATTGGTTTGTGGCTTCTTATATTGCTATATTACTTTTAATTGGAATAATATATTTAATAAAGTAG